The window AATTAAATTGGTCGGAATGTAAGCGGCGATTTCTCCCTGTTCGGTTTCCACAATAGGGAGCGCGGTCATGCTGCCACCACCAAAATGTGAGGCGAGGGCCGTTGAACGTTCCAATAGACGAGAGTGAAGATAAAAAATATCACCGGGATATGCTTCTCGGCCCGGAGGTCGTCGCAAGAGTAACGATAACTCCCGGTAAGCCCGAGCATGTGTGGTTAGGTCATCATAAACGATCAGGACATCCCGACCAGACCACATCCATTCCTCAGCTAGCGTACATCCCGCAAAAGGGGCAAGAAATTTAAGCCCTGGGGTTGTAGTGGCTTCAGCCACGACTACGCAAGTAATATCCAGAACTCCGGCCTGTCGTAATGTTTCTATGGTGGCGACAACGGATGAGCGTTTTTGGCTGATTAATACATACACGCAGAGTACATTGCGCCCTTTTTGCGCAATGATGGTATCGATTGCCAGTGAGCTTTTCCCTGTCCCGGCATCACCAATAATCAGTTGCCGTTGCCCCTTACCGATAGGGATCATGGTATCCACCATTTTGATACCGCTGAGTAATGGTCGTGCAACAAAATCTCTGGCTGGGATCGGTGGCGACGATACTTCTAATAAGCGGCGACGACTAAACATCGGTGAGGCTCTGCCATCTAAAGGACGCCCAAGCGGATCAACAACTCGGCCGAGAAAATCATCACCCACACCAATATCCAACCGATGTCCTGTCAAGTGAGCTGACGTTCCCGCAACTAAACTGTCGTTTTGGCTAAGTAATATGGCGCCGATACGTTTGCGGCCTAAATAGAAGACTTGTGCTTCACTTCCATTCCCAAA of the uncultured Tolumonas sp. genome contains:
- a CDS encoding F0F1 ATP synthase subunit alpha; the protein is MDNELSDLNAGLNKHQQLDTYRPQLRISEIGKVAAIGDGIVWVEGLPSAAMDEILRFGNGSEAQVFYLGRKRIGAILLSQNDSLVAGTSAHLTGHRLDIGVGDDFLGRVVDPLGRPLDGRASPMFSRRRLLEVSSPPIPARDFVARPLLSGIKMVDTMIPIGKGQRQLIIGDAGTGKSSLAIDTIIAQKGRNVLCVYVLISQKRSSVVATIETLRQAGVLDITCVVVAEATTTPGLKFLAPFAGCTLAEEWMWSGRDVLIVYDDLTTHARAYRELSLLLRRPPGREAYPGDIFYLHSRLLERSTALASHFGGGSMTALPIVETEQGEIAAYIPTNLISITDGQIYLDTSLYARGFLPAIDITRSVSRIGGKAQLPVIKVEAGRMKLDYLQFLELEVFTRFGARLEAGVEVKIRRGRLLRELLKQERLSPLSPEQHMAWLIAYNEGFFDQFDASKITTGFAQLLQKVAESSPELMASRDSWRKLIEGWMQDINHEPPTGN